From Candidatus Sphingomonas colombiensis, one genomic window encodes:
- a CDS encoding TonB-dependent receptor, whose protein sequence is MIIRGTRRALATGIVVGASSLATSTALHAQTADLQPAPAQSAPAPSNDSEIVVTALKRATSIQQTPLAISAVSAETLTKQNITDSLALSRVSPGLQINENANGGSRVIIRNLYATGEALVGIYYDDVPLSGTGGVSNDAGGTQPSLRLFDVERAEVLRGPQGTLYGASSMGGTMRIIFTKPKLDRYEGAIDAQLNTSAESNGALGRQVNGMVNVPIIDGVLGVRATGYYDRTSGYIDNSLLGLRNINANKSYGGRATVRVKPADNVTIDLMAVYQNRKGAGTSWNYTEYQLTGKKFDQPLLMQQPQEDRMKLFSGTMNWDMDFATLTVAGSYTDRLLQYKFDYTPYFAQYQSANKTGGLVPNRTAPGTGIPGYANFVSDCAAGFVTGTTCDGAGYQTLVNGYGNSTTYQPQSNKTSTEEIRLADDRNAFKWTVGFYHSYRKNYTRSILSPADPVTGIQLYPIGYPAGSVYTVGVDNVGLDRTIDDRLEQFAGFAEGTWDATSKLSLTAGARYFKYKKNTTSTVIIPSYIAGNVRQAPLTTGGDENGTLLKFSANYKFTRDVMFYASATQGYRPGGVNQTLGLPSYAAIYSSDSVWNYEAGLKTAWFDRKVVLNVDAFRMDWTNMQISASYNNAFGFITNSSSPARIQGIEFDTAFYPVDRLSLKFSGSYIDAKLKGDQALPNGITQCPIPFIPGTTGCATISAGKAGDAIPYSPKWTLQGSADYSTPVSDDLEVIYHADLSYRSSALTTYNLPLYASRYPTGPAGTPGGAALYTLPGFATVGARLGLEKDQGRWGIYLFANNLFNTIGLTSLTNGQASATQLPWRYNGNVVKPNFAVTTAPRVVGVQFMAKFR, encoded by the coding sequence CGTCGTCACCGCGCTGAAGCGCGCGACGAGCATCCAGCAGACGCCGCTCGCGATCTCGGCGGTGAGCGCGGAAACGCTGACCAAGCAGAACATCACTGACTCGCTGGCGCTGAGCCGCGTCTCGCCCGGCCTTCAGATCAACGAAAACGCCAATGGCGGCAGCCGCGTCATCATCCGTAACCTGTATGCGACGGGCGAGGCACTCGTCGGCATCTATTATGACGACGTTCCGTTGAGCGGCACCGGCGGCGTTTCGAACGACGCCGGCGGCACGCAGCCGAGCCTGCGCCTGTTCGACGTGGAGCGCGCCGAAGTGCTGCGCGGCCCGCAGGGCACGCTCTACGGCGCCAGCTCGATGGGCGGCACAATGCGCATCATCTTCACCAAGCCCAAGCTGGATCGGTACGAAGGCGCGATCGACGCGCAGCTGAACACCTCGGCGGAAAGCAACGGCGCGCTGGGCCGGCAGGTGAACGGCATGGTCAACGTGCCGATCATCGATGGGGTGCTGGGCGTTCGCGCGACGGGATATTACGATCGCACGTCTGGCTATATCGACAACAGCCTGCTCGGCCTGCGCAACATCAATGCGAACAAGAGCTATGGCGGCCGCGCGACCGTGCGGGTCAAGCCGGCGGATAACGTCACCATCGACCTGATGGCCGTCTATCAGAACCGCAAGGGCGCGGGGACGAGCTGGAACTATACGGAATACCAGCTGACCGGAAAGAAGTTCGATCAGCCGCTGCTGATGCAGCAGCCGCAAGAAGACCGGATGAAGCTGTTCTCCGGCACGATGAACTGGGACATGGATTTCGCGACGCTGACGGTCGCCGGGTCCTATACCGATCGCCTTTTGCAGTATAAGTTTGATTACACGCCGTATTTCGCGCAATATCAGTCGGCTAACAAAACAGGCGGCCTGGTTCCCAACCGCACCGCCCCTGGCACCGGTATCCCGGGCTACGCCAACTTCGTGAGCGATTGCGCCGCCGGGTTCGTCACGGGCACGACCTGTGACGGGGCCGGATACCAGACCCTGGTAAACGGTTATGGCAACAGCACGACCTATCAGCCGCAGTCGAACAAGACCTCGACCGAGGAAATCCGCCTCGCCGACGATCGCAACGCCTTCAAATGGACGGTCGGCTTCTATCACAGCTATCGCAAGAACTATACGCGATCGATCCTGAGCCCGGCTGATCCGGTGACCGGCATCCAGCTTTATCCGATCGGGTATCCGGCTGGCAGCGTCTATACCGTTGGCGTCGACAATGTTGGTCTCGATCGCACGATCGACGACCGGCTTGAGCAGTTCGCGGGCTTCGCCGAAGGCACCTGGGATGCGACCAGCAAGCTGAGCCTGACCGCAGGCGCGCGCTATTTCAAATACAAGAAGAACACCACGTCGACCGTGATCATTCCGAGCTATATCGCGGGCAACGTCCGCCAGGCTCCGCTGACCACCGGGGGTGACGAAAACGGCACGTTGCTGAAGTTCAGCGCCAACTACAAGTTCACCCGCGACGTGATGTTCTATGCCTCGGCGACGCAGGGCTATCGCCCGGGCGGCGTGAACCAGACGCTGGGTCTGCCGAGCTATGCCGCGATCTACAGCTCCGACTCCGTCTGGAACTATGAAGCCGGTCTGAAGACGGCGTGGTTCGATCGCAAGGTGGTCCTGAACGTCGATGCGTTCCGCATGGACTGGACCAACATGCAGATCTCGGCGAGCTACAACAACGCGTTCGGGTTCATCACCAACAGCTCCAGCCCGGCGCGGATCCAGGGCATCGAATTCGATACCGCTTTCTACCCGGTCGATCGCCTCTCGCTGAAGTTTTCGGGCAGCTATATCGATGCCAAGCTGAAGGGCGACCAGGCCCTGCCGAACGGCATCACGCAATGCCCGATCCCGTTCATCCCCGGCACCACGGGCTGCGCGACGATCAGCGCCGGCAAGGCGGGCGACGCGATCCCCTATTCGCCGAAATGGACCCTGCAGGGCAGCGCGGATTACAGCACGCCGGTGAGCGACGATCTGGAGGTCATTTACCATGCCGACCTCAGCTATCGCAGCAGCGCGCTGACCACCTACAACCTGCCGCTCTATGCCTCGCGCTATCCGACCGGTCCGGCCGGAACGCCGGGTGGTGCCGCTCTCTATACGCTGCCGGGCTTCGCCACGGTCGGCGCGCGACTGGGTCTGGAAAAGGATCAGGGCCGCTGGGGCATCTATCTGTTCGCCAACAACCTGTTCAATACGATCGGCCTCACCAGCCTGACGAACGGACAGGCCAGCGCCACCCAATTGCCGTGGCGGTATAACGGCAACGTGGTCAAACCGAATTTCGCAGTCACCACCGCACCGCGCGTCGTCGGCGTGCAGTTCATGGCCAAGTTCCGCTAA